The following proteins come from a genomic window of Triticum aestivum cultivar Chinese Spring chromosome 6A, IWGSC CS RefSeq v2.1, whole genome shotgun sequence:
- the LOC123127957 gene encoding heterodimeric geranylgeranyl pyrophosphate synthase small subunit, chloroplastic: MALSSLFVSLPLPIPKPPSTSKSSRFLPIRASAAAATASPSFDLRRYWTSLISEVEGELDAAMPIRPPESIHNAMRHAVLPGAGKEGAAKRAPPVLCVAACELLGAPRAAALPTAAALEMLHAASLVHDDLPCFDAAPTRRGRPSTHAAYGTDMAVLAGDALFPLAYTHVISRTPSPDPVSHAVLLRVLAELARTVGSTGMAAGQFLDLAGASALGEAEVMQVLTKKFGEMAECSAACGAMLGGAGPDEEAALRRYGRTIGVLYELVDDMRSASGNGKMRSNASVLRSLGMDRALGIVEELKAQAKTEADRFGDKYGDRVLPLYSFVDYAVERGFELQDAATAKL, from the coding sequence ATGGCTCTCTCATCCCTCTtcgtctccctccccctccccatcccGAAGCCGCCATCCACCTCCAAATCAAGCCGCTTCCTCCCTATCCGGGCCTCTGCCGCCGCCGCGACCGCCTCCCCATCTTTTGACCTGCGCCGCTACTGGACCTCGCTGATCTCGGAGGTCGAGGGCGAGCTCGATGCCGCGATGCCCATCCGCCCGCCGGAGAGCATCCACAACGCCATGCGCCACGCCGTCCTCCCGGGCGCCGGGAAGGAGGGCGCCGCCAAGCGCGCGCCCCCGGTTCTCTGCGTCGCCGCCTGCGAGCTCCTCGGCGCGCCGCGCGCCGCGGCgctccccaccgccgccgcgctGGAGATGCTCCACGCGGCGTCCCTCGTGCACGACGACCTGCCGTGCTTCGACGCCGCGCCCACCCGCCGAGGTCGCCCGTCCACCCACGCGGCCTACGGCACGGACATGGCCGTCCTCGCAGGAGACGCGCTCTTCCCGCTCGCCTACACCCACGTCATCTCCCGCACCCCCTCCCCCGACCCCGTGTCGCACGCCGTCCTCCTCCGCGTTCTCGCGGAACTCGCGCGCACTGTGGGATCCACCGGCATGGCCGCCGGCCAGTTCCTCGACCTCGCCGGTGCCAGCGCCCTCGGTGAAGCCGAGGTCATGCAGGTCCTGACCAAGAAGTTCGGCGAGATGGCGGAGTGCTCTGCCGCGTGCGGGGCTATGCTAGGCGGCGCGGGCCCCGACGAGGAGGCCGCGTTGCGGCGATACGGCCGCACCATCGGCGTCCTGTACGAGCTCGTCGACGACATGCGGAGCGCGTCGGGAAACGGCAAGATGAGGAGCAACGCCAGCGTCCTGCGCTCTCTGGGCATGGACCGTGCGCTGGGCATCGTCGAGGAGCTCAAGGCGCAGGCCAAGACGGAGGCGGACAGGTTCGGTGATAAGTATGGCGACCGGGTGCTGCCTCTGTACAGCTTCGTGGACTACGCCGTGGAGAGGGGCTTTGAGCTCCAGGATGCAGCCACCGCGAAGCTTTAA